The Mangrovibacterium diazotrophicum DNA window TCGATGGCTGCACACTCACGCTTTAAAAGCGATTGCATGGTGATTGATTTTGGCACCGCGCTAACCTTTACCACCATTTCCGCCAACGGGGAAATACTGGGCGTAGCCATTGCACCTGGCCTGCGAACCGCGATTCATGCACTGGCCGGTAACACCGCTCAGTTGCCCGATGTACAACCCGTGTTGCCTCCTTCAGTACTCGGCACAAATACGGTGCACGCCATTCAAGCGGGAATCGTCATGGGGTACACCGGTCTGGTCGACCGGATTATTACAAAAACAGAAGAAGAACTAAACCGAAAACTGGCGATCGTTTCCACGGGCGGTCTTGCGCAGATTTTTGCACACCAGTTGACAAAAATTGAACATATCGATTCCAATCTCACACTCGAAGGTCTACGATTAATCGGAGAACTAATCTAGAAGGTTCCGCCCTGCCCTTCTTTACCGATCAATTTCCCCCGTTCGGCGATTTAATCACCCCGAAACGAATTTGTATGCCGATTTTTGTAACGTATTAGTCTTTCAAACGTCATTTACTTAAATCTTCGGTGTATGAAAAAAACGATTCTCTTTTCAGGCATTTTCGTATTAACAATCCTTCTTCATTCGTGCATTTTACTGGGACCTTCCGTGAAAGGTGACGGCGATGTGACCGAAGAAACGCGGCAAATATCCGGATTTGAAAAGATTGAAGCATCCACCGGGCTGGAGGTTCTCCTTATTCCTGACTCAACCGAATTTGTCATTGTCGAAACCGACGAAAATCTGCACGAGCACATCCAGACAGAGTTATCACACAAAACATTGAAGATTTTTACCGAAAGTCGCATCCGCTGGGCGAAATCGAAAAAGGTAAAAGTGCATTATATTACATTGAATGAGCTGAAATCTTCTTCCGGTGCCCAGGTCAGAAGCGAGGGATCTATCGAGACGAGAGATATTGAGGTCCACGCCTCTTCAGGGAGCCAACAACACCTGGAAGTTATCGCAAAAACAGTTGACGGACGATGTTCATCGGGCGCCCACATCTACGTATCGGGGAAGAGTGAACGCGCAGACCTGAAAGCATCGTCCGGCGCACATTTGAAGGCAGGTGACCTTTGGACGAGCAAATGCGACGCTGATGCATCAAGCGGAGCCCATATATGGATTGCTGTTAGCGACGAACTAAACGCTGAAGCATCAAGCGGGGGGCACGTTTACTATTCCGGAAATCCGGAGAAAACAAATGGACACAGCTCATCGGGCGGTGTGATTTCAAAAGATTGAGAGCAAAAAAGAGCCCTATGGCAAATCTCCAAAATGCAATATTAAACACGAAACCATGAAAACAATTACACTCAGAAAACTACCGCTACTACTCTTGCTTTTGTCCATCTCGATATGGGCAAACGCAGAGAAAAGTAATACACAATCCCGCAATGTTGCCTCGTTCAGTAAAATCAGCGTTTCCAGCGGCATCGACCTCTATCTGACACAAGGAACAACCGAGAGTGTCCGGGTTGAAGCCGACGCCGATCTGATTGACAAAATCATCACCGAAGTGAACGGCGAAACCCTCCGAATCTACGTGAAGAACACCAGCGCGTGGAATTGGGGATGGAACAAAACCCGCAAAGTGTACGTCACCTTTGACGACTTAAGCTCTCTGGATGCGTCAGCAGGGTCAGACGTTGAAGCCAAGGGCGAAGTGAAAGTTGAGAAAATCAACATCTCGGCCAGCAGCGGATCAGACGTTGAATTCGAACGACTTTTTGCTCAAAGCGTGCGCGTTGAAGCAAGCAGCGGTGCCGACGCTGAGGTCGCCGGAGAAACAAAGAATTTGACGGTCGATTCTTCAAGTGGCAGCGATATCGATTGCGAAGACCTGCTCTCTGAAGTTTGCAAAGCAAGTGCCTCAAGCGGCTCCGATATTACGGTCTATGTAACCCAATCGCTGGAAGCCAACGCCAGTAGCGGGGGCGACATCAGCTATAAAGGAAATCCTTCACAAAAGGACATCGACGAATCGAGCGGTGGCGATGTAAGTTCATTTTAATTCAATATATATTATCCCGGACTAAAGCTTTGACATTGTAGGTCCGGGATTTTTATTGCCTAGTTTCTCCAGATCTCCAAACACCAACGAAGGCCCTTTCATCCTGCGATTTGGCTCCGAAATCCCCCGCTATCCCGCCGTTTTTCCGGCTCCTTTCCTTTTTGAAAATATTAACAAAAAAGTTAACTCGGAGTGCACTTCTTGCGTTCAATTAATTGCCTTTCATTCCAAATTCAGCTAACTTAGTATAGTAAAGCCGACAATATAAATGAACACAATTGTATAACCTTAAAAATTTAAAGCTATGAGTTCAGGAAAAGTTGTACTAGGCATGCTGGCAGGATTGGCTGCCGGAGCGATGTTGGGCATTCTATTCGCACCCGACAAAGGCACAGAAACCAGACGTAAAATTGCCGAAAAAGGAGAAGACTACTTGGATGACATGAAAGACAAGGTAAATGACCTGATGGATGATTTACACGAACAAGTCGACTCCGCAAAAGCAAAGGTAAAAGACCTGGAAAACAAACTCCACAAAAAAGTTAAAGAAGAAACATCTGCGAATTAGTTCAACCTATCCAGCCATTTCTTGTTAACAAGAAACAAAAGTCTATGGAAGAGCAAACAGAATTAATTGACGAGCTTATTGAGAAAGGCCACAAGTTTGGCCAAACAACACTGCATTTAGTAAAACTCAAGACATTGGACAAAACATCGGATGTTTTGTCCAATTTTGTTTCGTGGCTGCCGGTAGTCATCTGCGTTACGATCTTCTTCTTGATCCTGAATTTTGGATTAGCCTTATGGCTTGGGAGAATGATGGGTGAGATCTACTACGGCTTCTTCGCTGTAGCCGGCTTTTATGCGCTGTCCACATTGATTTTCTGGCTATTCAGGAAACCTCTCATTAAAGATCCGTTGGACGTCTCAATCATTAACCAGATCTTAAAAGAGGAGGAAGATCAATGAAACACAGCCGCGCATCGCTAAAAGAAACAATCCGCTTACTGGAGATCCGGCAAGCGGAAGAGAAAGATGAGTTCAACAAACAATTGAAAACTACTTTTGACAGCCTGAAACCGGCCAATCTCATCAAAAGTACCTTCAAAGATATCACCAATCAGACCGAATTAAAGAACAACATTTTTGAAGCCGTTTTTCCGCTGATGACCAGTTTCATTTCGGGAAAGGTTATGGGTTTCGGTCGAAAAAACAGTTTCTATCGGATCATTGCAACAATGCTCCAGATGAGTATCACCAATTATACCGCAAGACATAGCCACTCGATCCTCGAAATTTTTTCAAGTTCAATTGAACACGTGAAAGATTGGTTCAACAAAGCCAAAAAAGAGGCTGAAGAAGTTCTGGAAGAGCAAGAAGAAACTGTCGTCAATGCAACTCCGGAAGACACCAATCCGATTGACCAAACCATGCGGGAAGACCAAAGATCTTCGAAGTAGCTGAGACATCAAGACTAAGCACGCCGCAATTTGATGTGAAACTAATTCTCGCAACAGCAAGACGGCAGTCTCGGAGCGACATGTTGTAGGAATGATTTAGGGAAACGTTTCGAAAATTCAGCTAAATTGACGAAACCAAACCTAAAATTGTGCCCTATGACGAAGAAACTTCTACTTTCAGGATTGGCAGGTGGAGTCGTGTTTTTCCTGCTTGGATGGGTATTCTACGGAATGTTATTCGGAGAATTCTTCGCCAACAACGCCGGCTCGGCAACCGGAGTTTACAAATCCGACGAGGAAATGAATCTCTTGTTATTATTCCTCGGAAACCTGGCTTCCGGTTATTTACTTGCCTTCATTTTTGGTTGCTGGGGCACGGTCAAATCAGCCCTGGATGGTACTTCAAAAGGATTTATTATCGGCATACTCATTGGACTTGGATTTGACTTTGTGATGTATTCAACATCGAATCTTATGAACTTCACAGCGGTAATTGTTGATATCATTATTTATGGCGTAATGACAGCAGTTGCCGGCGCCGTGGTGGGCGGTATTCTAAGCAATAGTAAAAAATCAAAACAAGCCTGAATGCGGGGAATTTGGGCTTTCACCCCAGCTGACGAAAAGGGTAATTTCTGAGTATAAAAAAGGCCTCAACGATTTCCGTTGAGGCCTTTGCATTTATCGTTAGTCAAGACTATTCTGAAAAACGAGAAATCAGGTACTGACGGTTCAAACGGGCGATGTTTGTAATTGAAATGTTCTTCGGACATTCAACTTCACATGCTCCTGTATTGGTACAACCACCGAAACCGAGTTCATCCATTTTAGAAACCATCGCTTTTGCACGACGTTTAGCTTCAACACGACCCTGTGGCAACAATGCCAATTGGCTCACTTTAGCTGAAACGAAAAGCATCGCTGATGAGTTTTTACATGCTGCAACACAAGCGCCGCAACCAATACATGAAGCTGAGTCCATTGCTTCGTCAGCATCAACCTTTGGAATTGGAATTGCGTTTGCATCAGGCACACCACCTGTTGAAACAGATACATAACCACCGGCTGCAATAATTTTATCGAAAGCAGAACGGTCAACCATCAAGTCTTTAATTACAGGGAAAGCAGCAGCTCTCCATGGCTCGATTGTTACAGTTTCGCCATTTTTAAACTTACGCATGTGCAACTGGCAAGTAGTCACATCGTCATCTGGTCCGTGCGGGCGTCCGTTGATGTACAACGAGCACATACCGCAAATACCTTCGCGACAGTCGTGGTCGAAAGCCACCGGTTCTTTATTTTCACTGATCAACTGCTCATTTAAAATGTCCATCATTTCGAGGAATGAGCTATCAGTAGAGATATTATCTAATTTGTAGGTTTCAAAACGGCCTTTTTCTTTGGGACCGTTCTGACGCCAAACCTTTAACGTGAGATTTATTGTTTTTTCCATGATTGATCTCCTTTTAAAAAGCCATTACTTGTAATTACGTTGAACCATTTTCACACTTTCGTAAACCAGCGGCTCTTTGTTCAGCACCGGTTCACTTCCTTCGCCTTTGTATTCCCAACAACCTACATAGGCAAATTTGTCGTCCTGACGAAGTGCTTCACCCTCTTCAGTTTGGTATTCTTCACGGAAGTGACCACCACAACTTTCTTCACGGTTCAAAGCATCACGAGCCATCAAATCACCAATTTCAAGGAAATCGGACAAGCGGCTGGCTTTTTCCAATTCAACATTCATTCCTTCTTTCGATCCCGGAATACGTAAGTTTGACCAGAATTCTTTTTTGATCTCAGCAATACGTTCGATTGCGTGTTCCAAGCCTTTTTTGTTACGGGCCATTCCCACAAAATCCCACATCACCAACCCAAGCTCTTTGTGCAAGCTATCAACAGAACGTTGACCTTTGATGTTCATCAGTTTCTCGAAACGAGCTTTAACAGCTTTTTCTGCTTCAACAAACTCAGGTTCGTTACCGGTCATGCGCGGTGTACGAATGTCATCAGCCAGATAGTTCTGAATAGTGTATGGCAATACGAAATATCCGTCGGCCAAACCTTGCATCAATGCCGAAGCACCCAAGCGGTTTGCACCGTGATCAGAGAAGTTAGCTTCACCAGCTGCGAACAAACCAGGGATAGTTGTTTGCAATTCGTAATCAACCCAGATACCACCCATTGTGTAGTGGATCGCGGGATAGATCATCATTGGTGTTTCATATGGATTCTCGTCAACGATTTTCTCGTACATCTGGAACAAGTTACCGTAACGAGCTTCAATTACATTTTTACCCAAACGATCGATAGCCGATTTAAAATCGAGGTAAACAGCTAAACCTGAACCTACACCGAAACCAGCATCACAACGTTCTTTAGCAGCACGTGAAGCCACGTCGCGGGGAACCAGGTTACCGAATGCAGGGTAACGACGTTCCAGGTAGTAGTCGCGTTCGTCTTCCGACAAATCGGTTGGTTTCTTTTTACCGGCGCGGATCGCTTCAGCGTCTTCTTTTTTCTTCGGAACCCAAATACGACCATCGTTACGCAATGATTCTGACATCAACGTCAGTTTCGATTGGAATTC harbors:
- a CDS encoding type III pantothenate kinase — translated: MLLAIDIGNTNIVFGVYETNEWTRIWRIQTDPLKTADEYEVIFRSLFTSNKVCKNHIEKAVVSSVVPKLNREFDEMLSRFIDCRAHFISPEIYDRLPLKILNPYEIGSDLVANSMAAHSRFKSDCMVIDFGTALTFTTISANGEILGVAIAPGLRTAIHALAGNTAQLPDVQPVLPPSVLGTNTVHAIQAGIVMGYTGLVDRIITKTEEELNRKLAIVSTGGLAQIFAHQLTKIEHIDSNLTLEGLRLIGELI
- a CDS encoding head GIN domain-containing protein; this encodes MKKTILFSGIFVLTILLHSCILLGPSVKGDGDVTEETRQISGFEKIEASTGLEVLLIPDSTEFVIVETDENLHEHIQTELSHKTLKIFTESRIRWAKSKKVKVHYITLNELKSSSGAQVRSEGSIETRDIEVHASSGSQQHLEVIAKTVDGRCSSGAHIYVSGKSERADLKASSGAHLKAGDLWTSKCDADASSGAHIWIAVSDELNAEASSGGHVYYSGNPEKTNGHSSSGGVISKD
- a CDS encoding head GIN domain-containing protein is translated as MKTITLRKLPLLLLLLSISIWANAEKSNTQSRNVASFSKISVSSGIDLYLTQGTTESVRVEADADLIDKIITEVNGETLRIYVKNTSAWNWGWNKTRKVYVTFDDLSSLDASAGSDVEAKGEVKVEKINISASSGSDVEFERLFAQSVRVEASSGADAEVAGETKNLTVDSSSGSDIDCEDLLSEVCKASASSGSDITVYVTQSLEANASSGGDISYKGNPSQKDIDESSGGDVSSF
- a CDS encoding YtxH domain-containing protein, which translates into the protein MSSGKVVLGMLAGLAAGAMLGILFAPDKGTETRRKIAEKGEDYLDDMKDKVNDLMDDLHEQVDSAKAKVKDLENKLHKKVKEETSAN
- a CDS encoding DUF1761 family protein, giving the protein MTKKLLLSGLAGGVVFFLLGWVFYGMLFGEFFANNAGSATGVYKSDEEMNLLLLFLGNLASGYLLAFIFGCWGTVKSALDGTSKGFIIGILIGLGFDFVMYSTSNLMNFTAVIVDIIIYGVMTAVAGAVVGGILSNSKKSKQA
- a CDS encoding succinate dehydrogenase/fumarate reductase iron-sulfur subunit, yielding MEKTINLTLKVWRQNGPKEKGRFETYKLDNISTDSSFLEMMDILNEQLISENKEPVAFDHDCREGICGMCSLYINGRPHGPDDDVTTCQLHMRKFKNGETVTIEPWRAAAFPVIKDLMVDRSAFDKIIAAGGYVSVSTGGVPDANAIPIPKVDADEAMDSASCIGCGACVAACKNSSAMLFVSAKVSQLALLPQGRVEAKRRAKAMVSKMDELGFGGCTNTGACEVECPKNISITNIARLNRQYLISRFSE
- a CDS encoding fumarate reductase/succinate dehydrogenase flavoprotein subunit — translated: MSVLDAKIPEGPLAQKWTNYKDHQKLVNPANKRKLDVIVVGTGLAGGAAAASLGEMGFNVKNFTIQDSPRRAHSIAAQGGINAAKNYPNDGDSVFRLFYDTIKGGDYRAREANVHRLAEVANNIIDQCVAQGVPFAREYGGLLDNRSFGGAQVSRTFYAKGQTGQQLLLGAYQALMRQVNAGTVQMHTRTELVDIVIVDGKARGIIARDLVTGELQRHFGHAVVLATGGYGNTFFLSTNAMGSNGSAAIKAFHKGAMFANPCYAQIHPTCIPVHGEFQSKLTLMSESLRNDGRIWVPKKKEDAEAIRAGKKKPTDLSEDERDYYLERRYPAFGNLVPRDVASRAAKERCDAGFGVGSGLAVYLDFKSAIDRLGKNVIEARYGNLFQMYEKIVDENPYETPMMIYPAIHYTMGGIWVDYELQTTIPGLFAAGEANFSDHGANRLGASALMQGLADGYFVLPYTIQNYLADDIRTPRMTGNEPEFVEAEKAVKARFEKLMNIKGQRSVDSLHKELGLVMWDFVGMARNKKGLEHAIERIAEIKKEFWSNLRIPGSKEGMNVELEKASRLSDFLEIGDLMARDALNREESCGGHFREEYQTEEGEALRQDDKFAYVGCWEYKGEGSEPVLNKEPLVYESVKMVQRNYK